Part of the Pseudobdellovibrionaceae bacterium genome is shown below.
GAAATATTTCATTTTTATTCTGGAGACCCTGCCGAAATGATTTTGATTTATCCCGACGGACACCATGAGATTAAAACCTTGGGTAATCAAATCGAGCTTGGCGAAACCCCTCAAGTGATTGTCCCTGCTGGGGTTTGGCAGGCAACCCGGCTAAAATATGATTCGGGAAGATACGCACTCATGGGCACCACCGTCTCACCAGGATTTGAATTTAAAGACATGGAACTAATCGAAGCCGATGCTGCTCGCGAGAGATTTGATTTTATTCCAGATGTCATTCAACGGTTTATTAAATAAAATAAAAATGGTTCGGTGTAATTTTTCAAAGAAGATATTTCTTTCAATTTTTGTCACAACAGTCGTCATTACCACTGGGATTGTCGGGGTACTATACTATTATTCCTTACATTGGACAAAAACTAGATTCGTAAGCCGATACAGTGTCCTCACCAATGTCCTTGGCGATACCCTGAAACAACTTGAGAGAACAACAGATATTTTAATGATGAATGCCGCGAAAGTCGTTAAGATCGTTGACTCTGACAACGGCATACTTTCCACGGAAGCCCTTAAGTCTCTGACCTACGACTTAAACATCACCCACCTGTTCATCATAGATCGTCAGGGGCAGTTTATCCGATCCACAAATGAAGATCCTGCGCTGATCCCTAATCTGTTTTCTTTTTGTGACGGGTACAGAGGATTATTGGCTGGTACTGATAGCTTTCAGCGCGTTCCCATTATTCCACCAATTCCAGAGCCAAATCCGTATAAATTTCTAATTATCCCAAACCAGGATCGATCGCGCCTAATCGAAGTTGCCGTAAAGGCTGACTTCATAGGCGAGACTATGACCCGAGCTTTGTCTAAAGACAGTAATGTATTGGAGCTTGGCCTCTACTCTCCCAATGGTACCAATCTTGGTTTTTTTGGCAAGGAAGGGCGAGAATATCAAAAATCCATCGAGAGTCCTGCGAACTTCCGCTTTGATAGCCCTATTGAAGATAACAACCACTTCTTGTTTTTTACAAGGGTCGACTCAAGTCAACCCTACTGCTGTCAGTGTAAAAAATCCGGTTTAACTCGAGACGGGGAATATTATTACATTCTGCGGGCGAAAATCGACAAGTCGGAAATGAATGCTTCGATGAAAAATCTCAACGTTATTTTTGGCTCTCTTTTGGGCTTGAGCTTTTTGCTCAGCCTGATTTTTTCAAGACAACTTTCAATGAAGCTAGTTGAAAATATAAATGTTATAAACAGCAAAGTTAAAGAGATTCTTGATTCGGGCAACCTGGGGTTAAGGCTAGAGATGAAGGGCAATGATGAAGTGTCGGACCTTGCCGAGAATTTTGACAAAATGACAGAATCGCTAGAACGCTCACAGATAAAACTGTTAGATTCACAAAAAGCCCAATTGTTGTATGAATTGGCCAAGAAGGTCGCCCATGACATCCGATCGCCTTTGATGGCTCTAGAAATCGGACTGAAAGATATTGACGCAATCCCTGAAGAACGCCGAAATCTGATTAAATCAGCAAATAAAAGAATCCATGAAATAGCCACTGACCTTTTGAGGCAACATAAAAAACCAAACAAAGAAGCTGTTAAGGGGGCCGCACCCTATGCACCCCACATTGTATCTTGCTTGTTGATGGATATTTTCAGGGAAAAGCAAATGGAGATTGGGACAAATAATAGTAGCCTTATTTCGCTTAACATCTCTAACGACGCATATTTTCTAGTTGCCACAGTTGGTGAGTCTGAATTTAAAAGTTTGATGTCTAATCTAATAAATAACGCGCTCGAATCTGTGAAAAAGAAAGGTCATGATGAAGGAAGGGTCTGGGTAGAGCTGAAGCCCTCAAGTTCATCACAACTTGAGGTCTGTGTTTTTGATAACGGACTAGGTTTTTCAGAAGAAATCTTGGATTTGTTGGGCAAAAGAGAAATATCGTGGGGTAAGGGCGGCGACCCGACGGAGTCTGGTTCCGGCCTGGGTGTCTATAATGCTTGTAGAATCGTAAACTCACATGGTGGTTCAATATCATTTTCCAATAATGTGAATTCGGGGGCCAAAGTATCGATAAAATTGCCCTGCGCTAAAAAGCCAACTTGGATGGGCACTAGTATTGACCTAAAGGGCTTCTCTTCTCTGGTAGTTTTTGACGATGACCCGTCGGTTCACGACGCCTGGAACTCCCGATTAAAAGACTTGGTTGGACCTAATGAGGAATGGACTCTATTAAATTTTAATAGACTAGACGACTTTAGAAGATTTCTAGCGCAGGGATTTCCCAAAAATGCATTGTTTTTAGTTGATTATCATATCGCAAATACAGAGGTGACGGGCCTGGACGTAATCGAAGCTTTTGGAATTTCAGATTTATCCTTCTTGGTAACTAACGCTTTCCAAGATCATGAGGTCATTGCCTCATGTAATCGGAGAAACATTAAGATCATTCCTAAGCCACTTGTACCCTTCGTGCCCATACAGCATTAACTTGACGACCCGCTGATATTTTTTTGAAAAGTGAAAGAACTTTGATACTCAGCGTGTCGAAGTGCTGGGGCGGAGGCGGGCCTGGTGTGTGGCCGGCGAGTTCCGCGAAGCGGGTGTTTGAGTCCGCCCGCGCACCAGGCCCGCCTCCGTCCCGGCACTTCGACACGCTGAGCATCAAACCCCACTATTCCCACTGTCGTGACTAGACGTAGCTCAACCTGTATGATCTTTTGTGGTTATGAAAAAAGTGAAAAAAGCCCTTATTCCTGCGGCCGGTTTGGGCACCCGTTTTTTACCCGCAACTAAGACTGTTCCTAAAGAAATGCTTCCTATCGTGGATCGTCCGATACTTTTGTATATCGTCGAAGAAGCCGTCCGATCTGGGATTGAAGACATTGTGATCGTCGCTGGTCGCGGCAAAACAGCCATCGAAGATTTTTTTGATCGTTCTTATGAACTTGAAGATACCTTGGAAAAAGCAGGTAAGACCGACCTGCTTGAGACTATTGCGAGCATCAAAAATATGGCAAACATTGTTAGCATTCGCCAGAAACAAGCACTGGGTTTGGGACATGCCGTGTATACAGGCCGACCGGTCATTGGTGACGAACCCTTTGCTGTATTGCTGGGTGACGAGCTGATGATTCGAAAAGAAGGGCACCCAGAGTGCACCCAACAACTCACCGATGTTTATGAAGAGACTCAGCAATCTGTAGTGGCAGTTATGGAAGTGGCTGCCGACCAGGTTCATAAATACGGGATCATTGAGTGCGAACAAATATCTGATCATCGGCACAAGGTTTTATCAGTGGTTGAAAAACCGACTGTTGCTGATGCACCAAGCCGTTTGGCCTTACCGGGTCGCTATGTTTTTACCAAAGAGATTTTTGACTACTTGAAAAACACTCGGCCCGGTAAAAACGGCGAAATTCAACTCACTGACGGCATGACCGAGCTTGCGAAAAAGCAAGGACTGCTGGCAACACTTTTTCACGCTCAACGTTTTGATGCCGGCGATAAGCTCGGTTACCTGCAAGCCAATCTCGAGTTAGCTTTAACTCGAGATGATTTGGCTGAACCTGTTCGAAATTATTTAAAATCGCTTTGTTCTCAACTTTAGGAGCCGAATTGTGAAATCATTGATTGGCGGAATTATTTGGATGTTGTTTTTTGTTCCTGTAGCGACCTATGCCTATGTACCTAAGTTCTGGCATATCATGTCTCGAACGGCTGAAAATCATGGTCGTGGGATTTACCGCATCAATCAAGATGTCATTTTGCTTGGCGAAGCCGAGCCGCTGACCCTACACGAAACATGGACCGTAGAAAGCGAAAACTCCATGCGCCTTGATGTGACCGGTCGAGGCAAGTTGGCTGGTGCCATCCAGCTTACGTTTATTTATGACGGCACGGCTCGGTACTTTGTTGATAAATCGGGGCAAAAGAAGGCGGTTCGTCCCTCCAGTGATTGGCATGAACCCTATTTTCAGTTTCGCTTTTCTAAAAATATTAAACCCATCATGAAAGCCCACAACATGATCCCAGCCTCGGCCCTTGAGCGCCCCGGTCGCCTGCGAAGCATTGAAGAGATTAAGCACGACCCACAGGACTTTGTTCGTCTGGCTCGCGTAGGCGGAACAGTGGCCTATGGAATCGGCACACCCACTCCAGCCAACGCGACAGAAAATTTGCCAGGCCTTTGGATCGAACAAGATAAATTTGTGGTAACGAAACTACGACTGCCCTCGCAACTTGAAGTGACAGCGTCAAATTATGTTCGTCATACCAACGATTTTTGGCTTCCCAGTATTAGAGAAATGTCCTGGCCAGGTCACCAAGCCCGTATTCGGGTCACTGATGTAAAGCCTTTGGGTTACTCGAAAACGGCCAAGGGTGAACTTAACCCCAGAATTCTCGACGACAGCAAGAACCGCTCGCAGCTGGCCGCTCAGTGGCCAGAGGACACGTTGGTTCAAGATTTTTATAACAGATTTCGTTGATCACTGAGGCTATCGTTGGACACTCCATTTACTCCATCAAATGAGGGCATAGAAGTCGCAGTGGATGCACCGTTGATGGAGCCCCTCACTTACAAAAATCGAGACAACCCCCCTTGCGCTAGAGGTACGTCTGTTATTGTGCCTCTGGGCTCAAGAAAAGTGAAAGCGGTGGTCTTGGGATTTTCAAAACCCTCGGGTGAGTACGAACTCAAGCCCATTGAAACCACCGACCCTTCGCGCCCGGCCCTTCCTGATCGGTTTATTAGATGGGCTCAGTGGCTTTCAAAATATTATCTCCACCCGATTGGCCAGGTGATTAACTCGGCCTTTCCACCGCTTAAACGTCTAGAAAAAGAGAGGGCCTCAAAAAAATCGCCCGTGGTGCCACAAGTAGAGACTTCATCACCACCTGATCTTACGGAGGGACAAAAATCTTGCTATCAGAATATTTCTTCCGAACAGGGTTTTAATGTGCACCTTCTCCACGGAGTCACTGGCTCAGGTAAGACTGAGGTATATTTACACTTGATTGAAGACGTACTTCAACAAGGCCAGCAGGCCTTGGTGTTGGTGCCTGAAATTTCATTGACACCCCAATTGATTGCTCGATTCTCGGCGAGGTTTCCAGATCAGGTTGCAGTCATTCATTCGCATTTAACCAGCCGTGAAAAGACCAACCAATGGTGGGAAGTTGTTGAAGGCAATAAAAAAATATTAGTGGGGGCTCGCTCGGCCATGTTTTGCCCCCTCGACAACCTGGGGTTGATTGTCATCGATGAAGAGCACGAACCCAGCTTTAAACAAGAAGAAAAGCTCAAATACCACGCCCGCGATGCTGCCGTGATGCTTGCTAAAATACACGACTGCCCCATTGTATTGGGGTCTGCAACGCCAAGCCTTGAATCGTGGCACAATGCTCAACTTGGAAAATATAAACTCCACCAGATGAAAAATAGAGTTTCTGAACGAAAAATGCCCGAGATTACTGTGGTAGATATGCGACAAAAGCGTCGAGATCAGAAGCGAGAAAAAAACGAAAATACGACGATTAAAGAAAGTGACCTTCCGTTTTGGCTCAGTGAAGAGCTCTTTGAAAAAATGAAACACACCTATGAGCAAGGCGAACAAACGGCGCTTTTTCTTAATCGGCGTGGCGTAGCTCAGACCACTCAATGCTCAAGCTGTGGATATGTTTATGAGTGCCCAAATTGTGCCATTAGCCTGACCTTGCACGGCAAGCGGGACTTGGTTTGTCACTACTGCAACTACACGGACCGTTTGGGTGACGTTTGCCCGCAATGTCATGAAGGTGATGTGACTCCCCTCGGCCTAGGCACTGAGCTTGTGGAGTCGGATATTCAAAAACTCTTTCCCGATGCCGTGGTTGCGCGGGCCGATCGAGACGAGATTCAAAATCGTGAAGATTTAGAAGATCTCATTTTGCGAATGGAAACCGGTCAAATTCAGTTTCTAATCGGCACTCAGATGATTGCAAAAGGACTGGATTTTCCGTTTCTCCGCCTTGTCGGTATGGTGATGGCCGATGTGGGCTTTAATCTTCCTGATTTTCGTACCTCAGAAAGAAGTTTTCAGCTGCTCACACAAGTCGCAGGACGCTCCGGAAGGCACGGAGAAAAAATCGGACAAGTGGTCATACAAACCTATAATCCTGAACACGTGAGTATCACTTTTACCCAACAAAATGATTACGAAGGTTTTGCCGAACACGAACTCCAATTGCGCCAAGAGCTGCACTACCCCCCATTTGGTCGGCTGGCCTCTTTGCGAATTCAAGGCATGCATCACGACCGGGTAGAAAGAGCTTCTGACACTTTGCAGAGGCGAGCCATGCACCTTAAAGAAATCATGCCCGAATATGACGATGTTTCGGTGCTCGGCCCCACCCCCTCGCCAATAGCCAAGCTCAGGGGTAAATTTCGATATTTACTTCTTTTAAAAGGGCCCAATGCCCACGTAATTAACCAGTACTGCCGGCAGCTTGTGGCCACTACAAAGTGGGCTGGAACCGGCGTCAAGATCCAAGTGGATATAGACCCACTAAATATGCTTTAAATTTGGATCGCCCAGTAAGGCTAAAGGCTGGATTGATGAACACGCCTAAATTGTGGTCTAATAAATTTTAGACTTTTACGGAATACTGTTTATATGGCTGGACCGGCTCAACAAAAGATCAAGTGTCCCCGCTGTGGCATGGCCACCAGTGATATCCTACATATTGATGCGGGCATGCGTTTGGCATTACAGACAACTTCAGAAGGACAAACTGGTGAAGTGCCTGCCGAAGTTTGTCATAATTGCTACAAAAGCCTCTCAAGCATGGTTTCTAAGGGCGTCGCCCTACGCATGGAAGAACAAGCCAAAGCAAAAAATCGGCAAATGATGTGGAAAAGTCGCGTGGGTCTGGTCAGAAGAGCTCGACAGTTGATGGAGGTAAAAGCCTTTTCAGATGCAGCAATCACCTATGAAAAATACCTTCGCGTTCTAGAGATCACCCATGAGTTACAAAAAGGCAAGCTCAACCCCGATGTTTTTGGTAAATCGGATCGCTCAAAAGAACTCACCGTTGTGACATCCGTGTATTTGGACTTACTGCGTATTTACGACACGAGCCCCGCGTACTCTTCAAGAATGGAAGACGCTGCACGAAAGCTGGCTCTATTTGCTCCCTATAGCCCCATTTATCCAGATGTGGTCAGAAAAGCCGAAATCTTTTCTCGCTCGGCAAAGCATCCAGATATTGTTAAGTTATTTTTAAAACAAAGTCGAAAAAACCGGCCACGATGTTTTGTGGCGACGGCCGTCTTTGGCTATCCCCATGCTCCAGAGGTGATTTATTTGAGACAATTTAGGGATCGGGTTTTAAAACAACATCCATGGGGCCGACGCTTTACTTTTTATTATTATCGATTTTCGCCATCAGTGGCGCAAAAATTAGCCCACAGACCCGGTTTGCGCCGAATGGCTCGGCGCGGGCTGCAATTTCTGGTTTTTCTGCTTAAAAAATTGTCTTGATAATTTTGTCTATTTTGAGCGATCGTAGGGCCATGGCAAAAAATAAAACTTATGACTATGTAATTGTTGGATCAGGATTTTGCGGCATTTTGTTGGCCTCATCATTAAACCGCGCTGGCTTTGAAGTATTAGTATTAGAAAGTGGCAACATCTACACCGGCGCCACTAGCGGTTCTGAAGAATTAAAGGCGGAATTGGATTTTCTAAGTGCATCGCCTGAAAATTTTGAATTGGTGCAATGGTTGAGCGAACAATTCAACGTCGGTCAGGCTCCTCGGACCGTCGAACTTTCACCGGTGACGTTTGATGGTGGCCAATTTAAGGCCTTCCTCGGCTTTGGCGGTCGGAAATTTCAGACCTCTGATGAAATCAGTTATTTTAACAACAGTCAGTGCCTTGTCACTTCTGACTCCCCTCAGTCTTGGTGGGAGACCATTAATGCGGCCTACGCCGGTGATCGAATGAGTCCTGCTGAGGTCACTGCGATAACTGCGAAAGGTAAATCTATTGAAAATCTCGTTGTAAACGGTGCCACAACCGTGTCTGCCAAAAATTTTGTGTTCACACAGTCACCAAAAGATTTATCTGAACTCATTCCAATGGATCATAATTTTAAAGGCCGGCAAAAATTAGCCAAAGCTCGAGCGTGGACAGCAATCACCCTGGAGTATGTTCACAGCATTCCCCAATCAGAGAATCGGGCCTTTCATTTTCTAATGGGCACCAAAGACGATGCCGAACCCATTGTGGGTCGCTTTTTTGATCCCACATCCGATGGCCTACAGAAGTCCCAGTGGATGACTCTTTGCGCTTCAGATCTAACTGAAGACGACGAATATGTCGGTGGCGTCATTCGGCACATGAAACGGCAAATCAAACGGGCCTATGGCGAAGCCTTGGACCACCTCAACTGGGAAAAAATTACGGTCCACCCGCACAGCCACGGCCATTTGGATGTGAACTTCAAAAATCCCGGCCAGTTGGCTGATTTTGAGAACCTCTACGCCATCAGTCACTTGGTGGACACGCAACCCGGACTCAGTGGCCGACTAAATAGCGCCATTTCGTTTCTAAAGGCCATCGGGGCCCAGTCCGAAGTGGCCGCTCCGGCTCAGGATGTGCCACTTGCACACCCTGAGGCTTCGTGTTAAGGGTACGCCCATTAATTACACACCCTCCACACTCTCCTGGTGCCCAATAAGGGTCTATTGATGTGGTTGGGGCGGTCTAACCAGAGAGGTACAATATGGCGACCATTACCATGAAAGACATGCTCGATGCGGGCGTGCACTTTGGACATCAAACACAACGCTGGAATCCCAAAATGAAGCCCTATGTTTATACGGCTCGCGGGGGCATTCACATCATCGATCTACAAAAGTCAGTAGGCCGTGCTCAGCAAGCCGCCGACTTTGTAAAAACCATTGCCGCGCGCGGCGGTCGAATGATCTTTGTTGGAACCAAAAAACAAGCCACTGATCCTATCCAAGAAGCCGCCAGCAAGTGTGGTCAGTATTACGTCACCAAGAGATGGCTTGGCGGAATGCTCACTAACTTTCAAACCATCCAATCAAGCGTTTCTCGATTAAAAAAGATTGATCAAATGCGTGAAAAAGGTGAGTTGGAATTTTTCTCTAAGAAAGAACGCGCTCGTATCGAAAAAGACTACGAACGTCTTAGCTCTTACCTTGATGGCATTCGTGACATGAAAGATAACCCGGCTTGTCTTTTTGTTGTTGATATCAATAAAGAACACATTGCCGTAGCTGAAGCTCGCCGTTTGGGTATTCCCGTTGTGGCTATCGCTGACACCAACGTCGATCCAGAAACCGTAGATTACCCTATTCCTGGTAATGACGATGCTATTCGCTCTATTAAGCTTTTTGCTAACTTAATGGCTGAATCCTACCTTGAGGGTGCCGACCAGTATAGAGAGCTCCAAAAAGCCGAATCTGACCGACGAGCCCAAGAACAAGCCGCCTCAGAAAAAGCCAAATCCGCTGAAGAGAAAGTCACTGCGAAGGCGTCTGCAGATGGTGGACCTGCCGTTGTGAAAGTTTCTAAGGGCCGTAAACTAGTTGCCGCCGGTACTGCTGAAGAAGTGGAAATCGCAATGGAACTAGAGTCTAAAACTGACGATGCTGACGCCACTCCGGAAGACACTACTGAAGAGTCTACTGAAGCCTAAGGTTTAGTTTTTTTCTGACTGTTAAAATATTCAATGAATTTGCGGCCCTCAATTGGGCCGCTGAAATTGGCTGACGAATCAATGAAAGGGCAAGACAATGACTATCAGCGCCTCAATGGTTAAAGAACTTCGCGAAAAAACAAGTGCCGGAATGCTCGACTGCAAAAAAGCACTGGAAGAGAGTAACGGTGACTTCGACAAAGCTGTGGAATGGTTAAGAACTAAAGGGATCACCAAGGCGGGCAAAAAATCTGGCCGTATAACTGCCGAAGGTCTTGTGCACGCTTATATCCACGGAGAGGGACGAATTGGGGTTCTTTTAGAAGTTAACTCCGAAACCGACTTTGTGGCCCGTAACGAAGAATTTCAAAGCTTCACTAAAGACATCGCCCTACACATTGCGGCCATGGCTCCTCAATATGTTCACATTGAAGAAATTCCGGAATCTGCTCGAGAAAATGAAGCCCGCATCCTTAAGGCCCGCGCCTTAGAAGAAGGAAAAAAGGCTGAGTTTTTGGACAAGATTATAGCTGGCCAACTTCAAAAGTGGGCTGCGGAGATCTGCTTACTCGATCAAAAATTCATTAAAAACCCAGACAAAACCGTGGGTGAATTCTTAAAAGAAACCATCGCTAAAATTGGCGAGAACATCGTCATCCGCCGCTTTGTTCGCTACGAATTGGGTGAAGGTCTTGAGAAGAAACAAGAGGATTTCGCAGCAGAAGTCGCTAAGCAGATTCAAGGATAATTAAGTTGGCAAAGAAAAAGCCCATATACGAACGAGTATTGCTCAAGTTAAGTGGAGAAGCCCTTGCCGGAAAAAGTGGCTCGGGCATTGACACTGAGGTTTTAGACAACATCGCCATTGACGTAAAAGAAGCTTACGACATGGGAGTTCAACTGGGTATCGTCATAGGTGGTGGCAATATTTTTCGAGGCGTCGCGGCTTCCGCCAAGGGCATGGATCGCGCCAGCTCTGACTATATGGGAATGCTTGCCACATGTATCAATGCACTTGCTGTACAAGATATCTTCGAAAAACACGGGCTTGATACTCGTGTTCAGTCGGCCATTGAAATGGCTGAGATCTCGGAGCCCTATATTCGAAGAAAAGCCATTCGCCATCTTGAAAAGGGTCGCGTGGTGATCTTTGCTGCCGGCACAGGCAATCCTTACTTCACAACTGATACCGCTGCGGCCCTTCGAGCCATGGAGATCAATGCCGACATTATTATGAAGGCCACAAAGGTCGATGGGATTTATGACAAGGATCCTGCGAAATACGAAGATGCCGTATTCTTTGAACAGCTTTCGTATATCGACGTGCTCAACAGAGGCCTTCAAGTTATGGATTCAACAGCGATTAGCCTTTGCATGGACAACAAGCTACCTATTTTAACATTTAACTTGAACGTACGTGGCAATATCGCGCGCGTGATTCAAGGTGAACCCATAGGCACTAAGGTCAATTAGTCCGGAGAGGGAGTGGTATGATTGACGCTATTAAAACATCGACGAAAGACAGAATGGAAAAAGCCATGGCGGCGTTGTCTGGCGAGCTAAAAAAAGTTCGAACCGGGCGGGCTCAGGTTTCTATGCTTGATAGCATACGAGTTGATTATTACGGAAACCCCACGCCATTAAACCAAGTGGCGTCCATCTCTTGCCCTGATGCTAAGTCATTTTTGATCGCCCCATGGGAAACAAATCTTTTAAAAGATATTGAAGGGTCCATCATCCGCAGTGATGTGGGCATGACTCCTCAAAATGATGGCAAAGTGATTCGACTGAAGCTTCCAGACCTTACGGAAGAGCGACGTAAAGATCTTGTAAAGACCATTAAAAAGATCGTTGAGGACGCCCGAGTGGCCGTCCGAATGGCTCGCCGAGATGCCAACGAGGCTATTAAAAAAGCCCAAAAAGATAAAGAGATCAGCGAAGACGACCAGAAAAAGGGTACTGATGAGATTCAGAAGCTCACTGATGATTACATTAAACAGGTCGATCAAATTGGCGTTGATAAAGAAAAAGATCTAATGACCCTTTAGTTCGTATCACTGAGGACTTTGCCTTGCTTGAACCAAAGCACATTGCAATTATTATGGATGGCAACGGCCGATGGGCTGGTCGGCGTCACCATAATCGTGTGTTTGGTCACATTCGCGGTGCACGTGTAGCTAAAAAAATCATCGAGCATGCGGCAAAAATTGGGGTGCCCCATCTCACCCTATTTACGTTCAGCACCGAAAATTGGTCTCGCCCAGATGATGAAGTGAATTTTCTTATGCGGCTGCTGGTGCGCCAGCTGAACCGGGAAATCGACGCTCTTGCAAAGGACAACATTCGTTTTCGTTGTATCGGGCAAATTGCTTGCCTCCCCACTTTTGTGCAAGAAACTATTGCCCGAGTTCAAGAGGCGACTAAAAACAATACGGGCATGAATTTGGTTTTTGCTGTTAGCTACGGCGGACGTCAGGAAATCAGAAAAGCTGTGGAAAAACTGGCCGCGCTTTCGGCTTCAGGCTCCCTTCGACCTGAGGACATTACTGAAGACCTCATATCTCAAACGCTAGAATCTTCATTCTTGCCCGACCCTGATTTGATTATTCGAACAAGCGGAGAAAGTCGCATATCCAATTTCTTTTTGTGGCAGGCTGCTTATAGCGAAATCTATCTCTGCGATAAACTTTGGCCGGATTTCAACAGTACAGACCTTGATTCGGCTATAGAATACTACTGCCACCGTGAACGACGATTTGGACGCACCTCGCAACAAATCACAGAAAATGATTCTCAATCTTCCGAAGAAGGCAGAGAATTGTCTCCATGTCTGGTTTGAAAACACGAATAATCTCTGCGTTTGCCGCCCTCATACTCATTCTTGCTAGTTACTTTTATGCCGGTCGATTGGGCCTTACTGTACTTGCTGGGATGATTGTCCTTGTTGGCATATATGAGTATTCGCAGATTGCCCTTGCCCCTTTAAAACTGCCACGCGGCTACAATGTATGGTTTGTGCTTTTATGTGCATCGGCTACGGCCAGCGTTGTGGTTGCAAAACACAGTTCTTTTTTAATCTTGGGCTTTGCAGCCAGCCTTTATTTGAGCGGTGCC
Proteins encoded:
- the galU gene encoding UTP--glucose-1-phosphate uridylyltransferase GalU: MKKVKKALIPAAGLGTRFLPATKTVPKEMLPIVDRPILLYIVEEAVRSGIEDIVIVAGRGKTAIEDFFDRSYELEDTLEKAGKTDLLETIASIKNMANIVSIRQKQALGLGHAVYTGRPVIGDEPFAVLLGDELMIRKEGHPECTQQLTDVYEETQQSVVAVMEVAADQVHKYGIIECEQISDHRHKVLSVVEKPTVADAPSRLALPGRYVFTKEIFDYLKNTRPGKNGEIQLTDGMTELAKKQGLLATLFHAQRFDAGDKLGYLQANLELALTRDDLAEPVRNYLKSLCSQL
- a CDS encoding UMP kinase, with the protein product MAKKKPIYERVLLKLSGEALAGKSGSGIDTEVLDNIAIDVKEAYDMGVQLGIVIGGGNIFRGVAASAKGMDRASSDYMGMLATCINALAVQDIFEKHGLDTRVQSAIEMAEISEPYIRRKAIRHLEKGRVVIFAAGTGNPYFTTDTAAALRAMEINADIIMKATKVDGIYDKDPAKYEDAVFFEQLSYIDVLNRGLQVMDSTAISLCMDNKLPILTFNLNVRGNIARVIQGEPIGTKVN
- a CDS encoding HAMP domain-containing histidine kinase, whose product is MVRCNFSKKIFLSIFVTTVVITTGIVGVLYYYSLHWTKTRFVSRYSVLTNVLGDTLKQLERTTDILMMNAAKVVKIVDSDNGILSTEALKSLTYDLNITHLFIIDRQGQFIRSTNEDPALIPNLFSFCDGYRGLLAGTDSFQRVPIIPPIPEPNPYKFLIIPNQDRSRLIEVAVKADFIGETMTRALSKDSNVLELGLYSPNGTNLGFFGKEGREYQKSIESPANFRFDSPIEDNNHFLFFTRVDSSQPYCCQCKKSGLTRDGEYYYILRAKIDKSEMNASMKNLNVIFGSLLGLSFLLSLIFSRQLSMKLVENINVINSKVKEILDSGNLGLRLEMKGNDEVSDLAENFDKMTESLERSQIKLLDSQKAQLLYELAKKVAHDIRSPLMALEIGLKDIDAIPEERRNLIKSANKRIHEIATDLLRQHKKPNKEAVKGAAPYAPHIVSCLLMDIFREKQMEIGTNNSSLISLNISNDAYFLVATVGESEFKSLMSNLINNALESVKKKGHDEGRVWVELKPSSSSQLEVCVFDNGLGFSEEILDLLGKREISWGKGGDPTESGSGLGVYNACRIVNSHGGSISFSNNVNSGAKVSIKLPCAKKPTWMGTSIDLKGFSSLVVFDDDPSVHDAWNSRLKDLVGPNEEWTLLNFNRLDDFRRFLAQGFPKNALFLVDYHIANTEVTGLDVIEAFGISDLSFLVTNAFQDHEVIASCNRRNIKIIPKPLVPFVPIQH
- the rpsB gene encoding 30S ribosomal protein S2; protein product: MATITMKDMLDAGVHFGHQTQRWNPKMKPYVYTARGGIHIIDLQKSVGRAQQAADFVKTIAARGGRMIFVGTKKQATDPIQEAASKCGQYYVTKRWLGGMLTNFQTIQSSVSRLKKIDQMREKGELEFFSKKERARIEKDYERLSSYLDGIRDMKDNPACLFVVDINKEHIAVAEARRLGIPVVAIADTNVDPETVDYPIPGNDDAIRSIKLFANLMAESYLEGADQYRELQKAESDRRAQEQAASEKAKSAEEKVTAKASADGGPAVVKVSKGRKLVAAGTAEEVEIAMELESKTDDADATPEDTTEESTEA
- the tsf gene encoding translation elongation factor Ts, whose protein sequence is MTISASMVKELREKTSAGMLDCKKALEESNGDFDKAVEWLRTKGITKAGKKSGRITAEGLVHAYIHGEGRIGVLLEVNSETDFVARNEEFQSFTKDIALHIAAMAPQYVHIEEIPESARENEARILKARALEEGKKAEFLDKIIAGQLQKWAAEICLLDQKFIKNPDKTVGEFLKETIAKIGENIVIRRFVRYELGEGLEKKQEDFAAEVAKQIQG
- the priA gene encoding primosomal protein N', whose product is MEPLTYKNRDNPPCARGTSVIVPLGSRKVKAVVLGFSKPSGEYELKPIETTDPSRPALPDRFIRWAQWLSKYYLHPIGQVINSAFPPLKRLEKERASKKSPVVPQVETSSPPDLTEGQKSCYQNISSEQGFNVHLLHGVTGSGKTEVYLHLIEDVLQQGQQALVLVPEISLTPQLIARFSARFPDQVAVIHSHLTSREKTNQWWEVVEGNKKILVGARSAMFCPLDNLGLIVIDEEHEPSFKQEEKLKYHARDAAVMLAKIHDCPIVLGSATPSLESWHNAQLGKYKLHQMKNRVSERKMPEITVVDMRQKRRDQKREKNENTTIKESDLPFWLSEELFEKMKHTYEQGEQTALFLNRRGVAQTTQCSSCGYVYECPNCAISLTLHGKRDLVCHYCNYTDRLGDVCPQCHEGDVTPLGLGTELVESDIQKLFPDAVVARADRDEIQNREDLEDLILRMETGQIQFLIGTQMIAKGLDFPFLRLVGMVMADVGFNLPDFRTSERSFQLLTQVAGRSGRHGEKIGQVVIQTYNPEHVSITFTQQNDYEGFAEHELQLRQELHYPPFGRLASLRIQGMHHDRVERASDTLQRRAMHLKEIMPEYDDVSVLGPTPSPIAKLRGKFRYLLLLKGPNAHVINQYCRQLVATTKWAGTGVKIQVDIDPLNML
- a CDS encoding NAD(P)-binding protein, which encodes MAKNKTYDYVIVGSGFCGILLASSLNRAGFEVLVLESGNIYTGATSGSEELKAELDFLSASPENFELVQWLSEQFNVGQAPRTVELSPVTFDGGQFKAFLGFGGRKFQTSDEISYFNNSQCLVTSDSPQSWWETINAAYAGDRMSPAEVTAITAKGKSIENLVVNGATTVSAKNFVFTQSPKDLSELIPMDHNFKGRQKLAKARAWTAITLEYVHSIPQSENRAFHFLMGTKDDAEPIVGRFFDPTSDGLQKSQWMTLCASDLTEDDEYVGGVIRHMKRQIKRAYGEALDHLNWEKITVHPHSHGHLDVNFKNPGQLADFENLYAISHLVDTQPGLSGRLNSAISFLKAIGAQSEVAAPAQDVPLAHPEASC